Proteins from a single region of Felis catus isolate Fca126 chromosome B4, F.catus_Fca126_mat1.0, whole genome shotgun sequence:
- the CHD4 gene encoding chromodomain-helicase-DNA-binding protein 4 isoform X3: MASGLGSPSPCSAGSEEEDMDALLNNSLPPPHPENEEDPEEDLSEAETPKLKKKKKPKKPRDPKIPKSKRQKKERMLLCRQLGDSSGEGPEFVEEEEEVALRSDSEGSDYTPGKKKKKKLGPKKEKKSKSKRKEEEEEDDDDDDSKEPKSSAQLLEDWGMEDIDHVFSEEDYRTLTNYKAFSQFVRPLIAAKNPKIAVSKMMMVLGAKWREFSTNNPFKGSSGASVAAAAAAAVAVVESMVTATEVAPPPPPVEVPIRKAKTKEGKGPNARRKPKGSPRVPDAKKPKPKKVAPLKIKLGGFGSKRKRSSSEDDDLDVESDFDDASINSYSVSDGSTSRSSRSRKKLRTTKKKKKGEEEVTAVDGYETDHQDYCEVCQQGGEIILCDTCPRAYHMVCLDPDMEKAPEGKWSCPHCEKEGIQWEAKEDNSEGEEILEEVGGDPEEEDDHHMEFCRVCKDGGELLCCDTCPSSYHIHCLNPPLPEIPNGEWLCPRCTCPALKGKVQKILIWKWGQPPSPTPVPRPPDADPNTPSPKPLEGRPERQFFVKWQGMSYWHCSWVSELQLELHCQVMFRNYQRKNDMDEPPSGDFGGDEEKSRKRKNKDPKFAEMEERFYRYGIKPEWMMIHRILNHSVDKKGHVHYLIKWRDLPYDQASWESEDVEIQDYDLFKQSYWNHRELMRGEEGRPGKKLKKVKLRKLERPPETPTVDPTVKYERQPEYLDATGGTLHPYQMEGLNWLRFSWAQGTDTILADEMGLGKTVQTAVFLYSLYKEGHSKGPFLVSAPLSTIINWEREFEMWAPDMYVVTYVGDKDSRAIIRENEFSFEDNAIRGGKKASRMKKEASVKFHVLLTSYELITIDMAILGSIDWACLIVDEAHRLKNNQSKFFRVLNGYSLQHKLLLTGTPLQNNLEELFHLLNFLTPERFHNLEGFLEEFADIAKEDQIKKLHDMLGPHMLRRLKADVFKNMPSKTELIVRVELSPMQKKYYKYILTRNFEALNARGGGNQVSLLNVVMDLKKCCNHPYLFPVAAMEAPKMPNGMYDGSALIRASGKLLLLQKMLKNLKEGGHRVLIFSQMTKMLDLLEDFLEHEGYKYERIDGGITGNMRQEAIDRFNAPGAQQFCFLLSTRAGGLGINLATADTVIIYDSDWNPHNDIQAFSRAHRIGQNKKVMIYRFVTRASVEERITQVAKKKMMLTHLVVRPGLGSKTGSMSKQELDDILKFGTEELFKDEATDGGGDNKEGEDSSVIHYDDKAIERLLDRNQDETEDTELQGMNEYLSSFKVAQYVVREEEMGEEEEVEREIIKQEESVDPDYWEKLLRHHYEQQQEDLARNLGKGKRIRKQVNYNDGSQEDRDWQDDQSDNQSDYSVASEEGDEDFDERSEAPRRPSRKGLRNDKDKPLPPLLARVGGNIEVLGFNARQRKAFLNAIMRYGMPPQDAFTTQWLVRDLRGKSEKEFKAYVSLFMRHLCEPGADGAETFADGVPREGLSRQHVLTRIGVMSLIRKKVQEFEHVNGRWSMPELAEVEENKKMSQPGSPSPKTPTPSTPGDTQPNTPAPAPPAEDGIKIEENSLKEEESAEGEKEVKSAAPEATVECTQPPAPASEDEKVLVEPPEGEEKVEKAEVKERTEEPMETEPKGVADVEKVEEKSAVDLTPIVVEDKEEKKEEEEKKEVMLQNGETPKDLNDEKQKKNIKQRFMFNIADGGFTELHSLWQNEERAATVTKKTYEIWHRRHDYWLLAGIINHGYARWQDIQNDPRYAILNEPFKGEMNRGNFLEIKNKFLARRFKLLEQALVIEEQLRRAAYLNMSEDPSHPSMALNTRFAEVECLAESHQHLSKESMAGNKPANAVLHKVLKQLEELLSDMKADVTRLPATIARIPPVAVRLQMSERNILSRLANRAPEPTPQQVAQQQ, from the exons AAAATGAAGAGGACCCAGAAGAGGATTTGTCAGAAGCAGAGACTCCAAAgctcaagaagaagaaaaagcctaAGAAGCCTCGGGACCCTAAAATCCCTAAGAGCAAGCGCCAAAAAAAGGAG cGTATGCTCTTATGCCGGCAGCTGGGGGACAGCTCTGGGGAGGGGCCGGAGtttgtggaggaggaggaagaggtggctCTGCGCTCAGACAGTGAGGGCAGCGACTATACCCCtggcaagaagaagaagaagaagcttggacctaagaaagaaaagaagagcaaatccaagaggaaagaagaggaggaggaggatgacgatgatgatgattcAAAG GAACCTAAATCGTCCGCTCAGCTCCTGGAAGACTGGGGCATGGAAGACATTGACCATGTGTTCTCAGAGGAGGATTATCGCACCCTCACCAACTACAAGGCCTTTAGCCAGTTTGTCCG ACCCCTCATTGCTGCCAAAAACCCCAAGATTGCTGTCTCCAAGATGATGATGGTTTTGGGTGCAAAGTGGCGTGAGTTTAGCACCAACAACCCCTTCAAAGGCAGTTCTGGGGCATCAGTggcggcagcagcggcagcagcggtGGCTGTCGTGGAGAGCATGGTGACGGCCACTGAAGTTgcaccacctcctccccctgtGGAGGTGCCTATCCGCAAGGCCAAGACCAAGGAGGGCAAAG GTCCCAATGCTCGGAGGAAGCCCAAGGGCAGCCCTCGTGTACCTGATGCCAAGAAGCCTAAACCCAAGAAAGTAGCTCCCCTGAAAATCAAGCTGGGAGGTTTTGGTTCTAAGCGTAAGAGATCCTCG AGTGAGGATGATGACTTAGATGTGGAATCTGACTTCGATGATGCCAGTATCAATAGCTATTCTGTTTCTGATGGTTCTACCAGCCGTAGTAGCCGCAGCCGCAAGAAACTCCgaaccactaaaaagaagaagaaag GCGAGGAGGAGGTGACTGCTGTGGATGGTTATGAGACAGACCACCAGGACTATTGCGAGGTGTGCCAGCAAGGCGGTGAGATCATCCTGTGCGATACCTGTCCCCGAGCTTACCACATGGTCTGCCTGGATCCGGATATGGAGAAGGCTCCTGAGGGCAAGTGGAGCTGCCCACACTGC GAGAAGGAAGGCATCCAGTGGGAGGCTAAAGAGGACAATTCGGAGGGTGAGGAGATCCTGGAAGAGGTTGGAGGAGACCCTGAAGAGGAGGATGACCACCATATGGAATTCTGTCGTGTCTGTAAAGACGGTGGGGAGCTGCTCTGCTGTGACACTTGTCCTTCATCCTACCACATCCACTGTCTGAACCCCCCACTTCCAGAGATCCCTAATGGTGAATGGCTCTGTCCCCGTTGTACG TGTCCAGCTCTTAAGGGCAAAGTTCAGAAGATTCTAATCTGGAAGTGGGGTCAGCCACCATCTCCCACACCAGTGCCTCGGCCTCCAGATGCTGATCCCAATACTCCCTCCCCTAAGCCCCTGGAGGGGCGGCCAGAGCGGCAGTTCTTTGTGAAATGGCAAGGCATGTCTTATTGGCACTGCTCCTGGGTGTCTGAACTGCAG TTGGAGCTGCACTGTCAAGTGATGTTTCGAAACTACCAGCGGAAGAACGATATGGATGAACCACCGTCTGGGGACTTTGGTGGTGATGAAGAGAAGAGCCGAAAGCGCAAGAACAAAGACCCTAAGTTTGCAGAGATGGAGGAACGTTTCTATCGCTATGGGATAAAACCTGAGTGGATGATGATCCACCGAATTCTTAACCACAG TGTGGATAAGAAGGGCCATGTCCATTACTTGATCAAGTGGCGGGACTTACCCTATGATCAGGCATCCTGGGagagtgaggatgtggagatacAGGACTACGACCTGTTCAAGCAGAGCTATTGGAACCACAG GGAGTTAATGAGGGGTGAGGAAGGACGACCAGGCAAGAAGCTCAAGAAGGTGAAGCTGAGGAAGTTGGAGAGGCCTCCTGAAACTCCAACAGTTGAT CCAACAGTGAAGTATGAGCGACAGCCAGAGTACCTGGATGCTACAGGTGGAACCCTGCACCCCTATcagatggagggcttgaactggTTGCGCTTCTCCTGGGCTCAGGGCACCGACACCATCTTGGCTGATGAGATGGGCCTTGGGAAGACTGTCCAAACAGCAGTCTTCCTCTATTCTCTCTACAAGGAG GGTCATTCCAAAGGCCCCTTCCTAGTGAGTGCCCCTCTTTCTACCATCATCAACTGGGAGCGGGAGTTTGAAATGTGGGCTCCAGATATGTATGTGGTGACGTATGTGGGTGACAAAGACAGCCGTGCCATCATCCGAGAGAATGAGTTCTCTTTTGAAGACAACGCCATTCGTGGTGGCAAGAAAGCCTCTCGCATGAAG AAAGAGGCATCTGTGAAATTCCATGTGCTGCTGACGTCTTATGAGTTGATCACCATTGACATGGCTATCTTGGGTTCCATTGATTGGGCATGCCTCATTGTGGATGAAGCACATCGGCTCAAGAACAATCAGTCAAAG TTCTTCCGGGTCTTAAATGGTTACTCACTTCAACACAAACTGTTGCTGACCGGGACTCCATTACAAAACAATCTAGAAGAGTTGTTTCATCTCCTCAACTTTCTCACCCCAGAGAGGTTCCA caATTTGGAAGGCTTTTTGGAGGAGTTTGCAGACATTGCCAAGGAAGACCAGATTAAAAAACTGCACGATATGCTGGGCCCTCACATGTTGCGGCGGCTCAAAGCTGACGTGTTCAAAAATATGCCATCCAAGACAGAACTGATTGTGCGTGTGGAGCTGAGCCCCATGCAGAA GAAATACTACAAGTACATCCTCACTCGAAATTTTGAAGCACTCAATGCTCGAGGGGGTGGCAACCAGGTCTCTCTGCTGAATGTGGTGATGGATCTTAAGAAGTGCTGCAACCACCCATATCTTTTCCCTGTGGCTGCGATG GAAGCCCCTAAAATGCCCAATGGCATGTATGATGGCAGTGCTCTAATCCGAGCATCTGGAAAATTATTGCTGCTACAGAAGATGCTTAAGAACCTTAAGGAGGGTGGGCACCGTGTACTCATCTTCTCTCAG ATGACCAAGATGCTGGACTTGTTGGAGGATTTCTTGGAACATGAAGGTTATAAGTATGAACGTATTGATGGTGGGATAACTGGGAACATGCGACAAGAGGCCATTGACCGCTTCAATG CACCGGGTGCTCAACAGTTCTGCTTCTTGCTTTCTACTCGAGCTGGGGGCCTTGGAATCAATCTGGCCACTGCTGACACAGTTATTATCTATGACTCTGACTGGAACCCCCATAATGACATCCAG GCTTTTAGTAGAGCTCACCGTATCGGGCAGAATAAGAAGGTGATGATATATCGGTTTGTGACCCGTGCGTCAGTGGAGGAGCGCATCACGCAGGTGGCAAAGAAGAAGATGATGCTGACGCATCTAGTGGTTCGGCCTGGGCTGGGCTCCAAGACTGGATCCATGTCCAAACAGGAGCTTGATGACATCCTCAAGTTTGGCACTGAAGAACTATTTAAGGATGAAGCCACAGATGGAG GAGGAGACAACAAAGAGGGAGAAGATAGCAGTGTTATCCACTATGATGATAAGGCCATTGAGCGACTTCTGGACCGTAACCAGGATgagacagaagacacagaattgcaGGGCATGAATGAATATTTGAGCTCATTCAAAGTGGCTCAGTACGTGGTGCGGGAAGAAGAGATGGGG gaggaagaggaggtagAACGAGAAAtcataaaacaggaagaaagtgTGGATCCTGACTACTGGGAGAAATTGCTGCGGCACCATTATGAGCAGCAGCAAGAAGATCTAGCCCGAAATCtgggcaaaggaaaaagaatccgTAAACAGGTCAACTACAATGATGGCTCCCAGGAGGACCGAG atTGGCAGGACGACCAGTCCGACAACCAGTCCGATTATTCAGTGGCCTCAGAGGAAGGTGATGAAGACTTTGATGAACGCTCAGAAG CTCCCCGCAGGCCCAGTCGCAAGGGCCTGCGGAATGATAAAGATAAGCCATTGCCTCCTCTGTTGGCCCGTGTTGGTGGGAATATTGAA GTACTTGGCTTTAATGCTCGTCAGCGAAAAGCCTTTCTTAATGCAATTATGCGATATGGGATGCCACCTCAGGATGCTTTTACCACCCAGTGGCTTGTGAGAGATCTGCGAGGCAAATCAGAGAAAGAGTTCAA GGcttatgtgtctctttttatgcgACATTTATGTGAGCCGGGGGCAGATGGGGCTGAGACCTTTGCTGATGGTGTCCCCCGAGAAGGCCTGTCTCGCCAGCATGTCCTTACTAGAATTGGTGTCATGTCCTTGATTCGAAAGAAG GTTCAGGAGTTTGAACATGTCAATGGGCGCTGGAGCATGCCTGAACTTGCTGAAGTAGAGGAGAACAAGAAAATGTCCCAGCCAGGGTCACCTTCCCCAAAGACTCCCACACCCTCCACTCCAGGGGACACACAACCCAATACCCCTGCACCTGCCCCACCTGCTG AGGATGggataaaaatagaagagaatagcCTCAAAGAAGAAGAGAgtgcagaaggagaaaaggaggttAAATCTGCAGCCCCAGAGGCCACTGTCGAG TGTACAcaaccccctgcccctgcctcagaGGATGAAAAAGTCCTTGTTGAACCTCccgagggagaggagaaagtggaaaaggcagaggtgaaggagagaacagaggaacCGATGGAGACAGAGCCCAAAG GTGTTGCTGACGTGGAGAAGGTAGAGGAGAAGTCAGCAGTAGATCTGACTCCCATTGTGGTAGAGGACAAAG aagagaagaaagaagaagaagagaaaaaagaggtgaTGCTTCAGAATGGAGAGACCCCCAAGGACCTGAATGAcgagaagcagaaaaaaaatattaaacagcgATTTATGTTCAACATCGCAGATGGTGGTTTTACTG AGTTGCACTCCCTTTGGCAGAATGAGGAGCGGGCAGCCACAGTCACCAAGAAGACTTATGAGATCTGGCATCGGCGACATGACTACTGGCTGCTGGCTGGCATCATAAA CCATGGCTATGCTCGGTGGCAGGACATCCAGAATGACCCACGCTATGCCATCCTCAATGAACCTTTCAAGGGTGAAATGAATCGTGGCAATTTCTTAGAGATCAAGAATAAATTTCTAGCCCGAAGGTTCAAG CTCTTAGAACAAGCCCTGGTGATTGAGGAACAGCTGCGCCGGGCAGCTTACCTGAACATGTCCGAGGACCCTTCTCACCCTTCCATGGCCCTAAACACCCGCTTTGCTGAGGTGGAGTGTTTGGCGGAGAGTCATCAGCACCTGTCTAAGGAGTCAATGGCAGGAAACAAGCCAGCCAATGCAGTCCTGCACAAAG TTCTGAAACAGCTAGAAGAACTGCTGAGTGACATGAAAGCCGATGTGACTCGACTCCCAGCTACTATAGCCCGAATTCCCCCAGTTGCTGTGAGGCTACAGATGTCAGAGCGTAACATTCTCAGCCGCCTGGCAAACCGAGCACCCGAACCTACTCCACAGCAG GTAGCCCAGCAGCAGTGA